Proteins found in one Paenibacillus borealis genomic segment:
- a CDS encoding NADH-dependent flavin oxidoreductase, with protein sequence MNQKYSRLFESFTFRSGITMKNRVVMAPMTTWSSNDDLTISDDEVKYYKQRVNGVGLVITGCTHVTPNGQGFTNEFAGYNDEFTPSLRRLAEAAKSGGSPAILQIFHAGNKVLPGLDAVSASALQPEVTNLGSTPETRELSHEEILSIVRAFGDTTRRAIEAGFDGIEIHGAHGFLIQNFWSPATNQRMDQWGGSLENRLRFPLAIIEEVKSVIEKHATKPFIIGYRLSPEESHKVDGLRMKDTYELIDFLVEQDLDYIHASLDNVSSKPVDSQDGKTRLELILERAHGKVPVMAAGSIVTPDDALKAVELGLPLVAIGHALIIDPNWVEKVANGREAEVDSELNVSKLDQLNIPEKLSNVIQAMPGWFPISK encoded by the coding sequence ATGAATCAGAAATATAGCCGGTTATTTGAATCCTTCACCTTCAGAAGCGGAATAACAATGAAGAATAGAGTGGTTATGGCACCCATGACAACCTGGTCAAGTAATGACGACCTTACCATTTCGGATGACGAAGTAAAGTATTACAAACAAAGAGTGAATGGAGTAGGACTCGTCATTACAGGGTGTACTCATGTTACACCTAATGGGCAGGGCTTTACGAATGAATTCGCTGGGTACAATGATGAATTCACTCCAAGTTTACGAAGATTAGCTGAGGCAGCAAAAAGTGGAGGCTCTCCTGCGATACTACAGATTTTCCATGCTGGAAATAAAGTCCTGCCTGGATTGGATGCAGTTAGTGCGAGTGCATTGCAACCCGAAGTTACTAATTTAGGTTCAACTCCAGAAACAAGAGAACTATCTCATGAGGAGATCTTGTCGATTGTACGTGCTTTTGGAGACACAACAAGACGAGCGATCGAAGCCGGATTTGATGGCATCGAAATCCATGGAGCTCATGGATTTTTAATTCAGAATTTTTGGTCGCCAGCAACAAATCAACGAATGGACCAATGGGGAGGATCACTTGAAAATCGCTTGCGTTTTCCGTTGGCGATTATTGAAGAAGTCAAAAGCGTCATTGAAAAGCATGCTACAAAACCATTCATTATTGGATACCGGCTTTCCCCTGAAGAATCTCACAAAGTGGACGGATTACGTATGAAAGATACGTATGAATTAATTGATTTCCTAGTTGAACAGGATTTAGATTATATTCATGCTTCACTAGATAATGTGTCTTCAAAGCCAGTAGATAGTCAAGATGGGAAAACACGGCTTGAATTAATTCTTGAGAGAGCACACGGTAAGGTACCTGTGATGGCTGCTGGATCCATAGTAACACCAGATGATGCTCTTAAAGCTGTGGAATTAGGATTGCCGCTAGTCGCCATTGGGCATGCGTTAATTATAGATCCTAATTGGGTTGAGAAGGTCGCAAATGGACGTGAAGCCGAGGTGGATTCTGAGTTGAACGTTTCGAAACTCGACCAGCTTAATATTCCGGAAAAACTTTCAAATGTAATTCAAGCCATGCCAGGTTGGTTTCCTATTAGTAAATAA
- a CDS encoding MerR family transcriptional regulator, producing the protein MTYSMTYVVENYNVSAKTLRFYEEQGILPDISRDEKGRRVYSEQQIDWISFIRCLKETGMPLMKIKEYKELYELGNSTFLQREEMLIQHKLDVQKKIDESFRHLEEINYKIAMYDLQKEEVIKNPNHIFRCHGLEVKVAN; encoded by the coding sequence ATGACGTATTCAATGACATATGTGGTGGAGAATTATAATGTATCTGCAAAGACACTTCGATTTTATGAAGAGCAAGGGATATTACCAGATATTTCTCGTGACGAAAAAGGACGTAGAGTGTATAGCGAACAACAAATAGATTGGATTTCTTTTATTCGTTGCCTCAAAGAGACAGGAATGCCTCTTATGAAAATAAAAGAATACAAGGAACTCTATGAATTAGGCAATTCTACCTTTTTACAAAGAGAAGAAATGTTAATTCAGCACAAATTGGATGTGCAGAAGAAGATTGATGAAAGCTTCAGACACTTAGAGGAAATAAATTATAAAATAGCTATGTACGACCTTCAGAAAGAAGAAGTCATAAAAAATCCCAATCATATTTTTAGATGTCACGGTTTGGAGGTTAAGGTAGCGAATTAA